In the genome of Bradyrhizobium sp. CB3481, the window GCAGCTTCGCAAGATGCTGGCCGGCGACGAGCCGTGATTTCCGACCGACCAACCCGCAACCCAAGAACAGGAGAGGCCTGCCATGACGGACGTTCTCATTACTGCCGGCGAACTCGCGGAGTTCCTCAAGAAAGAGCCGTGTGTCGTCATCGACACCCGCAATCCCGACGCCTACAGCGCAGGCCACCTTCCCGGCGCCGTCAATGTCCATGAAATCTTCACTTACCTGGCGACCTCGACGCCGGAGGGCATTCACGAGCTGAAGACCAAGTTCGCCGACGCGTTCGGCGCGGCGGGGCTTTCCGGCAAGGAGACCGCCGTCATCTACGAGCAGTCGATGAATTCCGGCTTCGGCCAGTCCTGCCGCGGCTACTATCTGCTCACCATGCTCGGCTATCCCAAGGTCAAGGTGCTGCATGGCGGCTTCGACGCCTGGATGGCGGCGGGCCTGCCGGTGACCACAGAGGTGCCTTCGCCGGTGAAGGCATCGTTCTCGATCGTCCCTGAGGCGGGCGACATCCTGATCGACGCCAAGACCATGCTCGCGGCCGTCGGCAAGCCGGGCATTGCGATCCTCGACGTTCGCGACATCGACGAATGGATCGGCGAAAGCTCGTCGCCTTATGGGAAAGATTTCTGCCCGCGCAAGGGGCGCATCCCCGGTGCGGTCTGGCTCGAATGGTACCGTATGATGAAGCCGACCGCGGAAGGGCCGCGCTTCAAGTCCAAGAACGAAATTCTGGCGGAATGCGCCACGGTCGGCATCACGGAGACGACGCCGGTCTATCTCTACTGCTTCAAGGGCGCGCGCGCCTCGAACACGTTCCTCGCTTTGAAGAATGCTGGCGTGAAGGACGTCCGGATGTATTTCGGATCCTGGAACGAATGGTCGCGCGATCCGGCGCTGCCGATCGAGGAGGGGCTGCCGATGGAGGCGAAACTCACCAAGGCGGCGTGACGATCCGCCCGAAGTTGCAGTCCGATCCCGCGGGATCGGACTGCGTGCGGCCCTCGACGGATCAGTTCGTTCGTTCCACAAGCTGCGCACGCGACGGTGATGGTTCGAACCGATCGGCGAAATATTGCGTTTCGTTGGCCACTAGGCCTTCGCGGAATTCCATGATGCTTACGGCGTAGGAGGGGATGCCGTCATAGCTGAGTATGAATTCGGTGACCCAGAGGTCGCCGCAGCCGATGATTCGCCGGACCGCGAAGCGTTTCTTGTTGGGCTGGACAAACCGGCTCTGTTGAATGTTGCGCCGGCCGCGAATCCGCTCGCCCGATTGCGGATAATCAAGCACGGCATCCTCGCGGTAGATTTCATGCTCGGTCTCGAAATCGTTCGCATCCGAGGCGTCCCAGTGGCGCTGCAGCGCCGTCCGCACCGCTCGATCATCCATCTCGATCTCCTGCCTGCGCTTGCCGTCATCATGCCGGGAAATTGAAGTCATTGTGCTACAGGTGGCGATCGATGCGGCGGAAGCCGATGGAACCATGCCGCCGCGCCACTCTGGCGTTCCCGATATGCTCTGCGTATAATCGCGGCACAGTCGGGTGGTCGCGCAGATGTCGATGTTCTCACGCAAGTTTGCTCTCACATTCACGGCGATGCTGGGCCTGGGCGCGCCAGCGGCCCACGCGCAGGCCTCGCCGGTGAATTACTGGATCCCGGGCTGGCCGATGGGGTTCAGCGGCGCAGCAGGCGAGAGCCCGAACGCCTATGGTAGCTTTCCGAGCTTCGACTTCCGCGACCTCGGCAACGGCTCTTCCTATGCGCGCTACAATTTTTCGAACGGCTTTTTTGTCGGCAGCCAGCGCAACACCATGGGCTTCAGCAGTTTCAGCCAAAGCGCGCTCGGCGGTTTCGGCTCGATCTACAGCGAAGGCACGCAGTTCGGCTACAGCCTGAAGAATGCCGGCGGACCGCCTGTCACCTTCTATGCCGGCTTCGACACGCTGAAGTACAACACAGGCATCGGCGGCCCGTTCGCGCCGTTCGACTCCAAGTCCGGCACGCTGCCGGTTTCGAGCGCCTATGCCGGCGTCGAATTCCAGCCGACGTCCAATCTCAGCCTGTCGCTCGGGGTCGGCGTCGTTCAGCAGACGGGGCGGATCGACAGCGAGATCAATGCGCTGCCCGGTGCGTCGTCATTCTCGGTCGGCGGCCGACGCTACTAAACGCGCAGCCGTAAGTCAGGTCTGCATTACCGTCGAAGGCGCGAGCTATTGCTCTGACGACAGGCGGATCACCTGACGCCCGTCATTCATCGCCTTCAGACTGTTGACGTAGTTCTCGGGACGCTGCCAGCGATGAGGCACTTTCAATCCCATGAATTCCGCGATGCTGCCGATGAACGATGTGCAATTGGTTGTTTCGGCGTTCCAGACCGGCGAACTCGCCTGCAGTTTCTTGATGTATGCGAAAACCTTTTTTGCGTCCGGCTCATTCAAGTAAACGCGGTAACTGGCGGTGAGGTACTGCGGATCGAGATCGCCATAGCTCGCCGTGGTTTCGGACGGCACCCACATTAGGTGGCCAAGCACATACGGCACGGTGTCTCCCGCAGGAGTGAGGCCCGCGACTTCAACGGCTCGCTCGCTTGTCTTCCCGAACCATACGAAAGCATGTCCCCAACTCGCCGCCGTCCTGGCTCTGAAATCTACGTAATACGGGCCCTTTGCTGATCGCGATGCCGGCTTGCTGGGCGACTGTGGTGCCGAATTCGATTCAGTGGACGCCGCATTGGAACTAACGGCGGTCGCATTGGCGACGTCCCTGTAACCTTCCTGTATCTGGGAAATGAAACGCTCCAGGCCCGCGCGAGGATCAATCTCGCGCGCGGAAGCTGGATGGATTTCGTACTGGAGCAGGACCGTGAGTGTCAGTCCCGCAAGCAGGCATCGTCCTGATCTTTTTGGCCCATTTTCCACGGTTCGCCTTTCGCTGCCGATGAAGGTCAGGATCAACGAGCCGGGTCAGTAACGCGCATAGGGCCGCGGCGCGACGGGCGTCTTGCCGACCGGGGTCTTCCCGATTGGGGTTTTGCCAATCGGCATCTTGCCGACCTGCGCCTGTTGATAGACGGGTTGCGCACGCGGAATATCAGCCGCGCCGGCCGCGGTCACCAGGGCGAGCGTCGCACCCGCTATAATTACGATCTTCATCACAGTACTCGTCCTTTACTTTCGAGAAAGCGGGGCCGTCCGCCGCGCCCCCCTCAGCCATGCCCGCAAGCATGAATATCCGAATGCGTCCACAGTGCGGCAGGCCGGACACGTTTCGGCGATAGGTCCGTCGTGCGGCAGACATGAGACTGGCTGGAACCGAAACGGCCGCTTGCGACACGAGCCGCCGATCGCGCTCAAGCCGCTTGACTTCGGCTTCGCCGCAGAAAGCCGGCGTATCAGCCGGAGCCCTGATCAGCCACCAGCCCCACGCGCATTCGCAATCCCCAGCGCTTTGAGGCGCGAGGCCAGCGTGGTCGGCTTTATGTCGAGCATTTCTGCGGCGCCGCCGGGACCGAACACTTTGCCGGAACAGGCCGCAAGCGCGGCGAGGATGTTGGCGCGTTCGTGGGCGCGCATCTCGGCTGATGTCATGACGGCTGGGCGGCTATCTGCTTTCACGCGTGCCGCGGCGGGGAAGGGCGACACGCCTGATACATCGGGCAGGTCGATGCGCAGGCGGCCGTTCTGGGCGAGGATCGCGGCGCGCTCGATCACGTTTTGCAGCTCGCGGACGTTGCCGGGCCAGTCGTAGCGCGACAGCCGGCGCGCATCGCCTTCCGACAAGCGCAGCTCGGATTTCAGTGCCTTGCTTTCGCGCGTCAGAAAATGCTGCGCCAGAAGCGGGATGTCCTCGCGCCGCTCGCGCAGCGGTACCGATTCCACCGGGAAGACGTTGAGGCGGAAATAGAGGTCTTCGCGAAACCGGCCGCGCTGCACTTCCTGCTTGAGGTCGCGGTTGGTCGCGGCGATCACGCGCACGTCGACCGCGCGGGTGCGCTCCTCGCCGACGCGCTCGAAATTGCCCTCCTGCAGCACGCGCAAGAGTTTACCTTGCAGCTCCAGCGGGATTTCGCCGACCTCATCGAGAAACAGCGTGCCGCCGTCGGCAAGTTCGAACCGTCCGATGCGGTCGCGCATCGCGCCGGTGAAAGCGCCCCTGACATGGCCGAAGAACTCGCTCTCGAACAATTCGCGCGGGATCGCGGCGCAGTTGACGCGGATCAGCGGGCGGTCGCCGCGGCTGCTGGCCTCATGGATCGCGCGCGCGATCAACTCCTTGCCGGTACCGGACTCGCCCGTGATCATCACCGCCGCGGCGGTCGGCGCCACCAGCTTGACCTGGCGCAGCGTCTTCTGGATCGCCTCGCTCTGGCCGATGATGCCGCGCGGGTTGGTCTCGATGCGGATTTCTTCCTGCAAGTAGGCGTTTTCCAGCTCCAGCCGTTCGCGCAGGCGATCGACCTCGGCCAGCGCGGCGTGCAGCTTCTCATCGGCCTCGCGGCGCTGGCTGACGTCGCGGAACACGATGACGGCGCCGACCACGACGCCGCGGTCGCGGATCGGCGTCGAGGTATATTCGACCCAGACCGGCGTGCCGTCCTTGCGCCAGAACACCTCGCCATCGACCTGGTGCACGGCGCCGTCGCGAAATGCCGCGTAGATCGGGCAATCGTGATCGGGATAGTGCCGTCCATCATGGTGGGTGTGATGGACGATCGGGTGAATTTCCTTGCCGACCAGTTCCTCGGCGGACCAGCCCAGCATCCGCTCGGCCGCCGGATTAACGAAGGTCGTCTTGCCATCGGCGTTGACGCCGTAAATGCCTTCACCGGCGGCGCGCAGGATGAGCTGGTTCTCGCGCTCGATGTCCTGGAAGACGCGCTCGACGCGCTGCCAGGTCGCGATCCCGCCGCGCATATGGTCCTCGGCCGCGGCGTCGACGTAGCGGCGCCGGCGCGCATCGAGGTCGCTCATGGTCAGCAGCACCAGCGCGCGGCCGTCGCCCGGCACCAGCGCGCCGGCATATTCAAGCCGCAGGTTTTGGCCGGTGGCGTGGCGCGGGGTCAGCGCGTTGGTCCAGTATGCGCCCCTATCCAGCACCGCCTGCGTGAACACGATCAGCGCGGGCAATTGTCCTGAGTGCAGCGTCGAGACCTTGGTCTGCCGCAGCAAGGCGCGGTCGTAGCCGAGCAGGGTGCAGGCGGCCGGATTGGCATCGAGAATCTGGTCGGCGTGGGGATCGATCAACAACGTCGGCTCGATTGCGAACTCGAATGCGGCGGCGCGCAGTTCGGCATCCTGCGGTGGGGCGGTTGAACCGAGCGCGAGGTACATCGTGGTACTCCGAAAATTCGTAATTGAGCTACGAATTTTCGTGTATCACGAATTTTCGTAATCGCCAATCTCAGCAGAATCCCTGCGATCTCAACGCCATCGCCATCGAACGGCGCTGGCATGTGCCTTGCTTAATAAGGGGGCAACGTCGCGCAGGAGGGCTGATGTCTACCTTCGACAATCCATTCGATCCCAACCGTCGTCTTCATGCCGGTGGCTGCTCATGCGGCCGGCACCTCAGCGAAGCCGAGCACCAGGCCGCACAACTGCGGATCCAGTCCGCCATCGAGAGCGAGCAAAAGCGCTATGAGGGCGTGGTCGCCTCCGCCGTGATGCGGGCGATGTTTCCGCAGGATGCCGCACGGCGCGCATTCCTGAAATCGGTGGGAGCCGCGACGGCAGTGGCGGCGGTATCGCAGTTCTTCCCGCTCAAGACGGCGACCGAAGCGTTTGCGCAAGGAGGGCCGCTGGAAAAGAAAGACCTCAAGGTCGGCTTTATCCCGATCACCTGCGCCACGCCGATCATCATGGCGGCCCCGATGGGTTTCTACGCCAAGAACGGCTTGAACGTCGAAGTCATCAAGACCGCTGGCTGGGCGGTGATCCGCGACAAGACGCTCAACAAGGAATACGACGCCGCCCACATGCTGTCGCCGATGCCGCTCGCGATCACCATGGGCGCCGGCTCCAATCCGATCCCCTACACCATGCCGGCGGTGGAGAACATCAACGGCCAGGCGATCACGCTGTCGATCAAGCACAAGGACAAGCGCGATCCGAAGAGCTGGAAGGGTTTTAAGTTCGCGGTGCCCTTCGACTATTCGATGCACAATTACCTCTTGCGCTATTATCTCGCCGAGCACGGCCTCGATCCCGATACCGATGTGCAGATCCGCGCGGTGCCGCCGCCGGAGATGGTCGCCAATCTGCGCGCCGACAATATCGATGGCTATCTCGGCCCCGATCCGATGAACCAGCGCGCCGTCTATGACGGCGTCGGCTTCATCCACATCCTGACCAAGGACATCTGGGAAGGGCACCCGTGCTGCGCCTTCGCTGCCTCGAAGGAATTCGTCACCACGATGCCGAATACCTATGGTGCGCTGCTCAAATCGATCATCGAGGCGACCGCCTTCGCGCACAAGGCCGAGAACCGCAAGGAGATCGCCAATGCGATCGCGCCGGCGAACTATCTGAACCAGCCGCCGATCGTGCTGGAGCAGATTTTGACCGGCACCTTCGCCGACGGGCTCGGCAACATCGTCAACCAGCCGAACCGCGTCGATTTCGATCCGTTCCCGTGGCAGTCGTTTGCCGTGTGGATCATGACCCAGATGAAGCGCTGGGGGCAGATCAAGGGCGACATCGACTATGCCGGCATCGCCGCCCAAGTCTATCTCGCAACCGATGCTATCAGGCTGATGAAGGAAGCCGGGCTGACACCGCCGACGGCGACGACCAAGAGCTTTTCGGTGATGGGGAAGAATTTCGATCCGGCGAAGCCCGAGGATTATCTGGCGAGCTTCAAGATCAGGAAGGCGTCGTGATGGCAGCGGCGCAACGACATCTGCCACTGTCGTCCCGGCGAACGCCGGGACCCATGGCCCGCGGCGTTAGTAATGAAGCAAGGTCTCCAACGCCGTGCCCAAAAGAGCCGGCACGGCGTATGGGTCCCGGCGTTCGCCGGGACGACGTGCTGAGGGACCGTGCCCCATGAACGCCTCCCTCCGCTTCCGCGCAGCCGTCGTCTCGATCGCGCTGCTGGCCGCCTTCTTCGGCATCTGGCATCTCGCGACGCGCCCGACGGCGGCGGCCACCAACATGTCGCCGGAATACGCCAAGCTGATGGGGCTGACGGCAACGCAAGGCAAGTCGGCAATGCCGGGGCCACTCGATGTCGGCGCGAAATTGTGGGAGCACCTCAAGCAGCCGTTCTACGACAAGGGGCCGAACGACAAGGGGCTAGGCATCCAGCTCGGCTATTCGATCGCGCGCGTCGGCCTCGGCTATCTGCTCGCCGTGCTGATCGCGATCCCGCTCGGCTTTCTGATCGGCATGTCGCCGCTGATCAGTAGGGCGCTCGACCCGTTCATCCAGGTGCTGAAGCCGATCTCGCCGCTCGCCTGGATGCCGCTCGCGCTCTACACCATCAAGGACTCAAGCATCTCGGCAATCTTCGTGATCTTCATCTGTTCGGTCTGGCCGATGCTGCTCAACACCGCGTTCGGTGTCGCCTCGGTGCGCAAGGAGTGGATCAATGTCGCGCGCACGCTGGAAGTCGGCACCGTCAGGCGCGCCTTTACCGTGATCCTGCCGGCCGCGGCGCCGACGATCCTCACGGGCATGCGGATTTCGATCGGTATCGCCTGGCTCGTGATCGTCGCGGCCGAGATGCTCGTCGGCGGCACCGGCATCGGCTACTTCGTCTGGAACGAGTGGAACAACCTCTCGATCACCAATGTCATTATCGCCATCCTGATGATCGGCCTCGTCGGCATGCTACTCGACCAGATCCTCGCGCGGTTCACCCGCATGGTCACCTTCCCGGAATAACGCGATGACCGACAAGTTCATTTCCATCGAGGGCATCGCGCGGCGCTATCCCGGCGCGGATGGCAAAGAGACGACCGTGTTCGAGAACCTGTGGCTGGCGATGAACCGCGGCGAGTTCGGCTGCGTGATCGGCCATTCCGGCTGCGGCAAGACGACCGTGCTGAACATCCTGGCCGGGCTCGACGAGCCGAGCGAAGGCGCTGTCATCGTCGACGGACAGGCGATCGAAGGCACCAGCCTCGACCGCGCGGTGATCTTTCAGAGCCATGCGCTGCTGCCCTGGCGCACAGTGCTTGGCAACGTCGCCTATGCCGTGACCTCGAAATGGCGCAACTGGGATCGCGCCAAGGTGAAGGCGCATGCGCAGAAGTTCATCGATCTGGTCGGACTGTCGGGTTCCGAGCACAAGCGGCCGTCGGAGCTGTCCGGCGGCATGAAGCAGCGCGTCGGCATTGCGCGGGCGCTGTCGATCACGCCAAAAATCATGCTGATGGACGAACCGTTCTCGGCGCTGGATGCGCTGACCCGCGGCACGCTGCAGGATGAGGTGCGCCGGATTTGCCTGGAGACCGGGCAGACCGCGTTCATGATCACCCATGACGTCGATGAAGCGATCTATCTCGCCGACAAGATCTTTCTGATGACCAACGGCCCCGGCGCGGTGCTGGCTGAGATCGTCGAAAACCCGCTGCCGAAGGATCGCGGCCGCATCGATTTGCACCGCCATCCGCTCTACTACGCGCTGCGCAACCATATCGTCGATTTTCTGGTCAGCCGCAGCAAGACGTTTGCGGCCACGGTGACCGACCACGATCCGCGCAACGTGCCGGTGGTGCGGATCGGCAAGCCGGAACTCATCGTGGCGTCGGCAGGCGAGGATTCCATTGAGGTGTCATGGCCGGGCTTGGCCCGGCCATCCACGTCTTCCTAAGGCGCGAGACAAGACGTAGATGCCCGGGACAAGCCCGGGCATGACGAATACACAAGGAGACGAACCATGAAACGCGAAGACCTCACCGAGAAGCTGCTCGACATCAAGCGCGAGAAGGGCTGGAGCTGGAAACATATCTGCGAAAAGATTGGCGGCTATTCGGACGTGCTGATCGTCGGCGCCATCATGGGCCAGATGAAGCTGACAAAGCCGCAGGCCGCCAACGCCGGCGAGTTGTTCGGCCTGTCTAAGGCGGAAACCGCGATGCTCAACGAAGTGCCGATGCGCGGCACCGGCACGCCGATGCCGCCGACCGATCCGTTGATCTACCGCTTCTACGAGATGGTGATGGTCAACGGCCCGGCCTGGAAGGCGCTGATCGAGGAGGAATTCGGCGACGGCATTATGTCGGCGATCGATTTCGACATGGCGATCGACCGCGTCGCCAATCCGAAGGGCGATCGCGTCAAGATCACGATGTCCGGCAAATTCCTGCCGTACAAGTATTACGGCGCGAGCGGCAACGTGCCGGAGTATGGGTTCAAGGAGGAGTGACGCATCTCTCCGCCGTCATGGCGAGCGAAGCGAAGCAATCCATACCGCGGCATAACGGAAAGGTGGATTGCTTCGTCGCTTCGCTCCTCGCAATGACGTGGAGAGCGGTTACCCAAACGCAGCCCTGATTTCCGCGATCGGGGCCATGTCGCGCACATACGTAAACGCGCCCTTGTCCTTCATCTCGCGGGCGCATCTTAGGAACGCGGCGAGCGCATAGCGCTCCATCGCGCCGCCGACGCTGATACGCTTGACGCCGGCCTCGGCGAGTTGCTGAAGCGTCAGCGTTGGATCGGCAAAGCCCATCACGAGGTTGAACGGCTTTCCGACCGACGACACCACGGTGCGGATGGTGCCGATGTCGTAGAGGCCCGGCGAATACAGGACATCGGCGCCGGCGGCCTCGAATGCCTGCAGGCGCTTGATGGTGTCGTCGAGATCCTTGCGGCCGTGCAGGAAATTTTCCGCCCGCGCGGTCAGCGTGAACGGGAAGGGAAGTTTGCGCGCCGCTTCGACCGCCGCCTGCACGCGCTCGACCGCGAGCGAGAAATCATAGATCGGCTTGTCCCGGTCGCCGGTAAAATCCTCGATCGAGCCGCCGACCGCGCCGGCCTCTGCCGTGCGCGTGATCGCTGTTGCTGCGGCCCTCGAATCGTGCGCACCGCAATTCTCGAGATCGACGCTGACGGGCAGGTCGGTGGCCTCTGCGATCGCGCGGGCATTTTCGATAATGGCATCCAGGCTGACGGTCACGCGGCCGAGCGTGTTGGCAAGCCCGAGGCTGGTGGTCGCGAGCGCCTCAAAACCCATTGCGGCGAGAAGTTTCGCGGTTCCCGCGTCCCACGGGTTGGGAATGATGAAGGCGCCGGGCCGCGCATGCAGCGCGCGAAACGCTTCGGCTTTTTCCAGCTGATTTCGCATTGCAATCTCCGCTTGCTGATGTGTCGGCGGCAAAGCTAGCGGGCTGTCGCCCATCAGCCAAATTTGTTATTTCTCTCGCTGCCATCAGGTTTTTGCATGAGCCAGAAAATGGACAGCGACGCGCTTCTCACCTTCCTGACCGTTCATCGCCGCGGCGGCATCTCGAACGCGGCGAAAGCGCTGCACCGCTCGCAGCCGGCGATCTCGCGGCGTATCGCCCTGCTCGAACGGGAGCTCGGCGTGCCGCTGTTCGAGCGCATCACCGGCCGCACCATGCTGAGCGATGCGGGGAGGGTGCTGGTGCCGTACGCCGAGCGCGCTGTGGCGGCGACGCAGGATGCCGAAAGCGCCGTGCGTGCGCTGGCGCGGCCGAATTCGGGCCCGATCGCGCTCGCCGTGGTCGGCACGCTCGCAGGCGGGCGGCTGTCGGCGGTCCTGAAGCGCTTTTCAGCCGGGCATCCCGAGGTGGATTTGAGCCTGCGCACCGCGACCAGCGCCGAGGTCAGCGACATGATCCGCCGCGGCGAGGCGACCATCGGGCTGCGTTACGACCGCGACCGCTCGCGCGATCTCGACTGCGAGCTGCTGTTTGCCGAACCCCTGCAGGTGGTGTGTGCGCCGGACCATCCGCGCGCCGGGCGCCGTGTCGCAAAACTTGCTGAGCTCCGCGGCGAGCGTTGGATCGCCTTTCCAGTGGTACCGGGCCGGCGCGAGATCACAGCCGCGCATGTCTTCGCGCTGTTTCAGACCCACGGCCTCGGCGAGATCGACTGGACGGCGGTCGACAGTCTGACCGCGCAGAAGCGATTGGTCGAAGCAGGCCTCGGCATTGCACTGCTCTCGGAGAGCAATGCGGCCGAGGAGCTGCGGCATAGGACGATCGCCACCATCGGCGTGCGCGATCTCAAGGCGAGCCACGACGTCGTCGCGGTGACACGCCGCGGCGGCTTCCTCAGCGCGGCGGCGCGGCGGCTATTGGAGATCGTCCGGAAGGAATACGGCGCGTGATCGGTCGGCCTCGCGTTCCGGTTAATGCCTGATGAAACCGCTGGGCCGCTTTTTGTCGCGGCGGTTTTCGAAATCGCCACCAGAGGTAGCTATGGACTATCCAGTCGCTTCAACTGCCGAGGTCCACCATGACATTGCGCTCGCGCCTTGCTCCCACCTGCCTTCCAGCATGCGTGAGCTTGCTGATTCTCGCCGCTCCCTCGCTCGCGCAGGCGCAAATGCCGCGGACCACCGTCATGGAGCAGATGGCCGGGTCGCGGCAGGAAGGCTGGGTGTCGGTTCAAAATTCGATCAATTATTTCGTGGCGGGACCGACCGGGGAGGGTGAAGAGGCGCAAAAACTGCGCGACCGGGCGCGGCGCACCATCTACGAAATCGCGGCCCGTGAATGCGATCTGCTCCGCGAAGTCATCGCCAGGGAATGCCGGATGGTATCGGTGTCGAGCAATATGAGCCGGCAGTACGGGCAACAGCAGCCGGAAGGCTTTACCATCAATGGTTCGATGAACTTTCAGATCACGCTGAGATAGGGCGTGATCCGAAAGCAAAATGGCGTGAGGCGTCAACTCCCCGCCTTTACCTGAGCGGCGGCCTGGATCATCAGCTCGTCCATCTTGGCGCGCACTTCCGGCGCCGAGATCGCGACGCCCTTAGCAGCAAAATCCTTCACCACCTTGTTCTGAACGTCCTGATCGCCGGCCTGTTCGAAATCGGCCGCGACCACTTCCTTGGAATAGGCCGTGGCGGCATCGCCGGCTAGTCCCAGCTTTTCCGCTGCCCAAAGACCGAGCAGCTTGTTGCGGCGGACCTCGGCCTTGAATTTCTGCTCCTCGTCGAGGGCAAATTTCTTCTCAAAACCTTCCTCGCGCTTGTCGAAAGTGGTCATTCTTCGGTTCCAATCCCCGCAAATGGTGAATTGGGCCAGCGTTGTCGCGGCCCGATCGCCTACCTAGATAGAGGGGGCGAATCGGTAAAACAACAGGCCGTTCGGCCGCAGGCAATCGGGATAAGTTGGCCCCAATCGGGCCGGGTCGATTGTGCTGGATGGGCCAATCGGATAGGTTGCCGGTAGGCGAGGTTCTTGTTCTGTTTCCGGTCGCTTAGGTTCGGGATCTTGCCTTCACGGCAGCTCCGTCGTGGTCACAAACCCTTGTCATCCGGAGCACACCAATTTCATGGATTTCAACAAAACACGGTACATCCC includes:
- a CDS encoding DUF1476 domain-containing protein, yielding MTTFDKREEGFEKKFALDEEQKFKAEVRRNKLLGLWAAEKLGLAGDAATAYSKEVVAADFEQAGDQDVQNKVVKDFAAKGVAISAPEVRAKMDELMIQAAAQVKAGS